The Mumia flava sequence CGTGGTGGCGGCGAGGGCTGACTGGACCTCGACGTAGCGTTCGATCACCTCCTCGTGCGGGCGCAGGAGGCCGCTGTCGAGATCGATCAGGGCGGCGAGGCCGAGGGCGGTGCGCCCGGCCTCGTCGATCTGGTACGCCCACAGCGCCGGTCCGCGCAGCGGCACGAGCCGGCCCGAGGCGGACCACGCCCGCACGACCCGGGCCGAGGTGGCCGGGTCGTCGTCACGGAAGGCGGGCTCGAGCAGACGCAGGACGTGTCCGTCGGGCACGTCGTCGGGTGCGTGCGCCCAGGGCGACGCTGCGACGTAGGTGCGACGGGCCAGCTCCTCGGCGCTCCCGGACAGGCGCCATCCCTCGAACGGCATGATCGCGGCGTTGTCCACCGGTGCATCCTAGGCGCTCGGTCGAGCCCCTAGGCTGGGCAGCGATGAGCGAGACCGCCCCTGTCGCCGCGACCCCGGTCGCCGTGCCCTCCGCTGACGGTTCCGAGCCGCCCTCGGGCCGGGCCCGGCCCGTCGAGCGGCTGCTGTCGGTCGACGCGGCGCTGACCGGGGTGTACGACGTCGCGATGCTGGATCTCGACGGGGTGGTCTACCGCGGCGACCATGCGGTGGACCACGCTGCCGCGGTGCTGCACGGGGCCAGTGGGGAGGGGATGCGGCTCGGGTACGTCACGAACAACGCGTCCCGCACGCCCGCGGACGTGGTCGCGAAGCTCCGCGGGATCGGGATGCCGGTCGATGACGACGGTGTGGTCACCTCGGCGCAGGCCGCAGGTCGACTGGTGGCCGCCGCCGTGCCGAGGGGCGCGCGCGTCCTGGTGGTCGGCGGCCGCGGGCTGGAGGCCGCACTCACCGAGCACGGGCTCGTGCCCGTCCGGTCGCTGGCCGACGACCCCGCCGCGGTGGTGCAGGGGTTCGACCCGACGCTGTCGTGGCCGGACCTGGCCGAGGGCGCGTACGCGGTGGAGCGCGGGCTGCCGTGGGTCGCGAGCAACACCGACATGTCGATCCCGACGGCTCGGGGGATCGCCCCGGGGAACGGCACGATGGTCGCGGCGGTGGCCGCCGCGACCGGGGCGACACCGCAGGTCGCCGGCAAGCCGTACCCGCCGTTGTTCGACGAGACCGTGCTGCGGATCGGCGGGGAACGACCCCTGGTCGTCGGGGACCGGCTGGACACCGACATCGAGGGCGCCGTGGCGGTC is a genomic window containing:
- a CDS encoding HAD-IIA family hydrolase codes for the protein MSETAPVAATPVAVPSADGSEPPSGRARPVERLLSVDAALTGVYDVAMLDLDGVVYRGDHAVDHAAAVLHGASGEGMRLGYVTNNASRTPADVVAKLRGIGMPVDDDGVVTSAQAAGRLVAAAVPRGARVLVVGGRGLEAALTEHGLVPVRSLADDPAAVVQGFDPTLSWPDLAEGAYAVERGLPWVASNTDMSIPTARGIAPGNGTMVAAVAAATGATPQVAGKPYPPLFDETVLRIGGERPLVVGDRLDTDIEGAVAVGADSLLVLTGVSRLADVAAAEPLRRPTFIAADLRGLSGTQPPVGLEERPSGVRATCATVTVEVVDGEVRPAPGTPAADEYETVTALLRACVAAAWATTARGGPVPDVAAVADALDGWSVR